One genomic region from Apodemus sylvaticus chromosome 1, mApoSyl1.1, whole genome shotgun sequence encodes:
- the LOC127683534 gene encoding homeobox protein DLX-4-like, with amino-acid sequence GPSLYPKFQMPSSAPIETRPQRLQETARNLPFQVHYSPILTPTNPMQSSLSVPERDLHQQEFQGPSRKSGSVVLSEKYGDHQSGPVTSRKVRKERIVYSKKQKHLLQEHFDKCQYPNQDQCVKLAELVGVTARDIKIWFKNSRAKYKRMALQNITEALPETNGSSKPVFESTHFPGSIPLVAAENGEPMCSGTFSEVSIPKLNCIQESSLHHYQASDADRCSQQEDLLVGHAPIIDWDSGQSAAVEAQTDLAVTESTDVLEAATHCPEEAQGSGPSAEELWQRIL; translated from the exons ggtccctccttgtatccaaaattccaaatgccttcaagtgcacccatagaaaccagaccccaaaggcttcaagagactgcaaggaacttaccctttcaagttcattacagtcccatattgaccccaacaaatccaatgcaatcaagtctttcagtccctgaaagggacctacatcagcaagagttccaaggaccatcaagaaaatcag gatctgtggtactgtcagagaaatatggtgaccatcaatctggccctgtgacttcaagaaaggtgcggaaggaacgcattgtgtactccaaaaaacaaaagcacctgctgcaagaacattttgataagtgtcagtacccaaaccaggatcaatgtgtgaagctggcagagttagttggtgtgacagcgagggacatcaag atctggtttaagaacagccgagctaagtacaagcggatggctctccagaatattacagaagctttgccagagaccaatggaagttcaaaaccagtttttgaatcaacccactttcctggttccatacctcttgttgctgctgagaatggagagcccatgtgttcaggcacatttagtgaggtttccattcccaaactcaactgcatccaggaatcttctctgcatcattatcaggccagtgatgcagacaggtgtagtcagcaggaagatctgcttgttggccatgctcccattatagattgggattctggtcaatcagcagcagttgaagcccagactgatctagcagtgactgaatctacagatgtcctagaagctgccacccattgcccagaggaggctcaaggttcaggtccatctgcagaggaactctggcaaagaatcctt
- the LOC127683542 gene encoding homeobox protein DLX-4-like produces the protein GPSLYPKFQMPSSAPIETRPQRLQETARNLPFQVYYSPILTPTNPMQSSLSVPERDLHQQEFQGPSRKSGSVVLSEKYGDHQSGPVTSRKVRKERIVYSKKQKHLLQEHFDKCQYPNQDQCVKLAELVGVTARDIKIWFKNSRAKYKRMALQNITEALPETNGSSKPVFESTHFPGSIPLVAAENGEPMCSGTFSEVSIPKLNCIQESSLHHYQASDADRCSQQEDLLVGHAPIIDWDSGQSAAVEAQTDLAVTESTDVLEAATHCPEEAQGSGPSAEELWQRIID, from the exons ggtccctccttgtatccaaaattccaaatgccttcaagtgcacccatagaaaccagaccccaaaggcttcaagagactgcaaggaacttaccctttcaagtttattacagtcccatattgaccccaacaaatccaatgcaatcaagtctttcagtccctgaaagggacctacatcagcaagagttccaaggaccatcaagaaaatcag gatctgtggtactgtcagagaaatatggtgaccatcaatctggccctgtgacttcaagaaaggtgcggaaggaacgcattgtgtactccaaaaaacaaaagcacctgctgcaagaacattttgataagtgtcagtacccaaaccaggatcaatgtgtgaagctggcagagttagttggtgtgacagcgagggacatcaag atctggtttaagaacagccgagctaagtacaagcggatggctctccagaatattacagaagctttgccagagaccaatggaagttcaaaaccagtttttgaatcaacccactttcctggttccatacctcttgttgctgctgagaatggagagcccatgtgttcaggcacatttagtgaggtttccattcccaaactcaactgcatccaggaatcttctctgcatcattatcaggccagtgatgcagacaggtgtagtcagcaggaagatctgcttgttggccatgctcccattatagattgggattctggtcaatcagcagcagttgaagcccagactgatctagcagtgactgaatctacagatgtcctagaagctgccacccattgcccagaggaggctcaaggttcaggtccatctgcagaggaactctggcaaagaatcattgac